In a single window of the Acinetobacter tibetensis genome:
- the tuf gene encoding elongation factor Tu, translating into MAKAKFERNKPHVNVGTIGHVDHGKTTLTAAIATICAKTYGGEAKDYSQIDSAPEEKARGITINTSHVEYDSPIRHYAHVDCPGHADYVKNMITGAAQMDGAILVCAATDGPMPQTREHILLSRQVGVPYIIVFLNKCDLVDDEELLELVEMEVRELLSTYDFPGDDTPVIRGSALAALNGDAGQYGESSVLALVEALDSYIPEPERAIDKAFLMPIEDVFSISGRGTVVTGRVEAGIVKVGESVEIVGIRDTQTTTVTGVEMFRKLLDEGRAGENCGVLLRGTKREDVQRGQVLAKPGTIKPHTKFDAEVYVLSKEEGGRHTPFLNGYRPQFYFRTTDVTGAIQLQEGVEMVMPGDNVEMSVELIHPIAMDPGLRFAIREGGRTVGAGVVAKVTA; encoded by the coding sequence ATGGCTAAGGCTAAGTTTGAACGTAATAAGCCACACGTAAACGTGGGCACAATCGGTCACGTTGACCATGGTAAAACTACTTTAACTGCTGCGATTGCAACTATTTGTGCAAAAACTTACGGCGGTGAAGCGAAAGATTACTCACAAATCGACTCTGCTCCTGAAGAAAAAGCACGTGGTATTACAATTAATACTTCACACGTAGAATACGATTCTCCAATCCGTCACTACGCGCACGTAGACTGCCCGGGCCACGCCGATTATGTTAAAAACATGATTACTGGTGCTGCTCAGATGGACGGCGCGATCCTTGTGTGTGCTGCGACTGACGGTCCAATGCCACAAACTCGTGAACACATCCTTCTTTCACGTCAGGTTGGTGTACCTTACATCATCGTATTCTTAAACAAATGCGACCTAGTTGACGACGAAGAGTTACTTGAATTAGTAGAAATGGAAGTTCGTGAACTTCTTTCTACTTATGACTTCCCAGGTGATGACACTCCAGTTATCCGTGGTTCTGCTCTTGCTGCGCTTAATGGCGATGCTGGTCAGTACGGTGAGTCTTCAGTTCTTGCTCTTGTTGAAGCGCTTGACTCTTACATTCCAGAACCAGAACGTGCTATCGACAAAGCATTCTTAATGCCAATCGAAGACGTATTCTCTATCTCTGGCCGTGGTACAGTAGTAACTGGTCGTGTAGAAGCTGGTATCGTGAAAGTAGGCGAATCAGTTGAAATCGTTGGTATCCGTGATACTCAAACAACTACAGTTACTGGCGTTGAAATGTTCCGTAAACTTCTTGATGAAGGCCGTGCGGGCGAGAACTGTGGTGTTCTTCTTCGTGGTACTAAGCGTGAAGACGTACAACGTGGTCAAGTACTTGCTAAACCAGGTACAATCAAGCCACACACTAAATTCGACGCAGAAGTATACGTACTTTCTAAAGAAGAAGGTGGTCGTCATACTCCATTCCTTAACGGTTACCGTCCACAATTCTATTTCCGTACGACTGACGTAACTGGCGCAATCCAATTACAAGAAGGCGTTGAAATGGTAATGCCTGGTGACAACGTTGAAATGTCAGTAGAATTAATCCACCCAATCGCAATGGACCCAGGTCTACGTTTTGCGATCCGTGAAGGTGGTCGTACAGTTGGTGCTGGTGTTGTTGCGAAAGTAACTGCATAA
- a CDS encoding metal-dependent hydrolase, which translates to MNAKVNISNRAGASFPVRRMDFEFGEVARYWAGGDAGLTHFMTALSALFPEGEQFFVDSTRAVRKNPKLSDLDLQKEISAFIGQEAMHSKEHLAFNSSAQAYGYDVRTMENQTAKVIKTGTKVVAQLLKPFGFSKEMIDLTGTCALEHFTAVIAAELLQNEDVQAIFNNKTMYQLWMWHAIEENEHKAVVFDVYTAMYGRGLKAYAMRATAMILAMTLIFITQSYFTAQLMKTDGKLTLKDSKRMLKFMYGGKGFITRQIPELLDFFRPNFHPNDSNTDQLLAEWKLKLGF; encoded by the coding sequence ATGAATGCTAAAGTAAATATTTCAAATCGTGCGGGTGCAAGTTTTCCTGTTCGTCGCATGGATTTTGAATTTGGTGAAGTGGCACGTTATTGGGCAGGCGGTGATGCGGGACTTACGCATTTTATGACGGCATTATCTGCCTTATTTCCTGAAGGTGAGCAGTTTTTTGTGGATAGTACTCGTGCGGTACGCAAAAATCCAAAACTCAGTGATCTTGATTTACAAAAGGAAATCAGTGCTTTTATTGGCCAAGAGGCTATGCATTCTAAAGAGCATTTGGCTTTTAATTCTTCTGCCCAAGCATATGGCTATGATGTTAGAACGATGGAAAATCAGACAGCAAAAGTCATTAAAACAGGCACAAAAGTCGTTGCTCAATTACTAAAGCCATTTGGTTTTAGCAAGGAAATGATTGATTTAACAGGAACGTGTGCGTTAGAGCATTTTACCGCAGTCATTGCTGCTGAATTATTACAAAATGAAGATGTTCAGGCCATTTTTAACAATAAAACCATGTATCAGTTATGGATGTGGCATGCAATTGAAGAAAATGAACATAAAGCAGTTGTGTTTGATGTTTATACAGCAATGTATGGGCGTGGTCTGAAAGCATATGCAATGCGTGCAACAGCCATGATTCTTGCTATGACACTCATTTTTATAACACAATCTTATTTTACCGCTCAATTAATGAAAACTGACGGGAAATTGACATTGAAAGACAGTAAGCGCATGTTGAAATTTATGTATGGCGGTAAAGGTTTTATCACTCGCCAAATTCCTGAGCTATTAGATTTCTTCCGCCCTAATTTTCATCCAAATGATAGCAATACAGATCAGTTATTGGCAGAATGGAAACTAAAATTGGGATTCTGA
- the rimI gene encoding ribosomal protein S18-alanine N-acetyltransferase has product MIRSMHPSDLAAVTAIEQLVQTHPWKEQQFKESIDSYHSTVIEQQGQVVGFCILQPVLDEANLLLMAIHPNQQGKGLGYRLLDESIALLKNQPVQIFLEVRESNQAAIALYEKSGFHQIDLRKNYYPSSNGGREHAIIMVKACTDDFSQLFKS; this is encoded by the coding sequence ATGATACGTTCAATGCATCCCTCTGATCTCGCGGCAGTGACCGCAATTGAACAACTGGTTCAAACCCATCCTTGGAAGGAACAACAATTTAAAGAATCGATAGATTCTTATCACAGTACCGTGATTGAACAGCAAGGGCAGGTGGTTGGTTTTTGTATCTTACAACCTGTTTTGGACGAAGCAAATTTATTATTGATGGCGATTCATCCTAATCAGCAGGGCAAGGGTTTGGGTTATCGGCTTTTAGATGAGTCAATTGCTTTACTGAAGAATCAACCCGTGCAAATTTTCTTGGAAGTACGGGAAAGCAATCAAGCTGCAATAGCTCTGTATGAGAAGTCAGGTTTCCATCAGATTGATTTGCGTAAAAATTATTATCCAAGCTCAAATGGTGGGCGTGAGCATGCCATTATTATGGTTAAAGCTTGTACGGACGATTTTTCTCAGTTATTCAAATCATGA
- a CDS encoding arginyltransferase, which yields MNSYHPKSLLNDLQYYITPPHECSYLEKKSARMVFLDPAHRIDVVTLSELSRVGFRRSGDFVYRPECHLCRQCLSCRVPVQEFQMNSKQKKAWKRNQDLTVKITQPKDAGDVHYALYERYIRERHADGDMFPPSYDQFEKFLIHTCTESFFLELWKDEQLLCVSTCDQLDDGLSAVYTFFDPDENRRSLGAFAIMKQIEYAQQQQLDYVYLGYWVPHSNKMNYKSQYTPLELLLDGQWRRINRSLSAEEIQLLGNSLMTTLPSGWNNSIIK from the coding sequence ATGAATTCATATCACCCGAAGTCCCTGTTAAATGATTTACAGTACTATATTACGCCACCGCATGAATGCAGTTATCTTGAAAAGAAATCTGCCCGTATGGTTTTTCTAGATCCTGCACATCGGATTGATGTCGTGACCTTGTCTGAACTTTCACGCGTTGGTTTTCGTCGTAGTGGAGACTTTGTTTACCGTCCCGAATGCCATTTATGTCGTCAATGCTTGTCTTGTCGCGTTCCTGTCCAAGAGTTTCAAATGAACAGCAAGCAAAAAAAAGCTTGGAAACGCAATCAAGATCTGACGGTGAAAATTACTCAACCGAAAGATGCGGGTGATGTACATTATGCTTTATATGAACGCTACATTCGTGAACGCCATGCCGACGGTGATATGTTCCCCCCTAGCTACGACCAGTTTGAAAAATTTCTGATTCATACCTGCACTGAAAGTTTTTTTCTGGAACTGTGGAAAGATGAGCAGTTGCTCTGCGTTTCGACCTGTGACCAACTTGATGATGGTCTGTCTGCGGTATATACCTTTTTTGACCCCGATGAAAATCGCCGCTCATTAGGGGCTTTTGCCATCATGAAACAAATTGAATATGCACAACAACAGCAATTGGACTATGTCTATTTAGGTTACTGGGTGCCACATTCCAATAAAATGAATTATAAGTCGCAATACACGCCACTAGAATTATTGCTCGATGGGCAATGGCGTCGTATTAATCGCTCACTCAGTGCAGAAGAGATTCAACTTTTGGGAAACTCATTAATGACCACACTCCCCTCTGGTTGGAACAATTCAATCATTAAATAA
- the aat gene encoding leucyl/phenylalanyl-tRNA--protein transferase, producing the protein MQHTLAPSEYLFPDPIDSDPEGHGLICIGADLSPSTLFEAYTHGLFPWFSEGEPICWWCPEPRCIIRPEQYHPSKSLLRNMKKHDYKITINHAFESVIRSCALPRSYANDTWISEDIIQGYLGMFSAGYAYSVEVWEQDQLVGGLYGVSIGKGCFGESMFSIRTDVSKMAFYTLMLLGQENQLAWIDCQLVNDHLLSLGACTISRQAYLNSLQDIIKQPSLDWKKYQEGVFSSKRIALSSQLIE; encoded by the coding sequence ATGCAGCATACTTTAGCACCGTCCGAATACTTATTTCCCGATCCGATTGATTCAGATCCAGAAGGACATGGACTGATTTGCATTGGCGCAGATCTCTCCCCCTCTACCCTCTTTGAAGCCTATACCCACGGTCTTTTTCCATGGTTTTCTGAAGGTGAACCTATTTGCTGGTGGTGTCCCGAGCCGCGCTGCATTATTCGACCTGAGCAATATCATCCGAGTAAATCCCTGCTGCGGAATATGAAAAAGCATGACTATAAAATCACCATTAATCATGCTTTTGAATCAGTCATTCGCTCCTGTGCCCTGCCTCGCAGTTATGCAAATGACACGTGGATTTCCGAAGATATCATTCAAGGTTATTTAGGTATGTTTTCAGCAGGTTATGCCTATAGTGTGGAAGTGTGGGAACAGGATCAGCTTGTCGGTGGGCTGTATGGTGTGAGCATCGGCAAAGGCTGCTTTGGCGAATCGATGTTCAGCATCCGTACTGACGTGTCTAAAATGGCATTTTATACCCTGATGTTGCTTGGGCAAGAAAATCAGTTAGCTTGGATTGACTGTCAATTGGTGAATGATCATTTGCTTAGCCTTGGCGCTTGTACAATTTCTCGACAAGCGTATTTAAATTCGTTACAAGATATTATAAAACAACCCTCTCTCGATTGGAAAAAGTATCAAGAGGGTGTATTTTCAAGTAAAAGAATAGCGTTATCTTCGCAATTAATCGAATGA
- the trxB gene encoding thioredoxin-disulfide reductase → MSARHSRLIILGSGPAGYSAAVYAARANLKPMLIAGLQLGGQLTTTTEVDNWPGDPEGLTGPALMERMQAHAERFGTEIVYDHINEVDLSVRPFVLKGDMEEFTCDALIISTGATAQYLGLESEAKFMGQGVSACATCDGFFYKNQKVMVVGGGNTAVEEALYLSNIASHVTLVHRRDSLRSEKILQDHLFEKEKEGKISILWNNQVDEVLGDNTGVTSVRLKSTVDASTQDIDVQGLFVAIGHKPNTGMFEGQLNLRDGYIQVQSGTSGNATATSVAGVFAAGDVADSIYRQAITSAGSGCMAALDAEKYLDALGS, encoded by the coding sequence ATGAGCGCTCGTCACTCACGATTAATTATTTTAGGTTCGGGTCCTGCAGGTTACAGCGCTGCAGTTTATGCTGCACGTGCCAATTTAAAACCAATGCTGATTGCTGGCTTACAATTGGGTGGTCAATTAACCACGACAACGGAAGTGGATAACTGGCCGGGTGACCCAGAAGGTTTAACGGGTCCTGCTTTAATGGAACGTATGCAAGCCCATGCAGAACGTTTTGGCACAGAAATCGTGTATGACCACATCAATGAAGTTGACCTGAGTGTTCGCCCATTTGTTCTTAAAGGCGATATGGAAGAGTTCACTTGTGATGCACTGATTATCTCAACGGGTGCAACTGCACAGTATTTAGGCTTAGAGTCAGAAGCAAAATTCATGGGGCAAGGCGTCAGTGCTTGTGCAACTTGTGATGGTTTCTTCTATAAAAACCAAAAAGTCATGGTGGTCGGTGGTGGTAATACCGCAGTCGAAGAAGCACTCTACCTGTCTAACATTGCTTCACACGTGACGCTTGTGCATCGTCGTGACAGCTTACGTTCAGAAAAAATCCTACAGGACCATTTATTTGAAAAAGAAAAAGAAGGCAAAATTAGCATTCTTTGGAACAACCAAGTTGATGAAGTCTTAGGTGATAACACGGGTGTAACTTCGGTACGCTTAAAATCAACTGTAGATGCAAGCACACAAGATATTGATGTCCAAGGTTTATTCGTGGCGATTGGTCACAAACCAAATACAGGCATGTTTGAAGGTCAACTCAACTTACGTGATGGCTACATTCAAGTGCAAAGTGGCACCTCTGGCAATGCGACTGCAACCTCGGTTGCAGGTGTATTCGCAGCAGGCGACGTTGCAGATAGCATTTACCGCCAAGCAATCACTTCAGCAGGTTCAGGCTGTATGGCTGCACTTGATGCTGAAAAATATTTAGATGCGCTAGGTTCATAA
- a CDS encoding DNA translocase FtsK gives MTAVSGAYAQRLMMTLFLVSFGIYLFLATVTYTPFDPGWMHISSDTQQVSNASGVAGAWISDLLFGFLGWASLLIPLFLFIEAIQVWWPRSFLNRPFRYAAQFFILLATATLLFLFWEVPADTLANASGGIIGYELGQSLSQLLTIYGAVLFLIVFWLVLFTLAFGVKWNKTWDTLRATPAYLQDLFYKNVPESESDFDRTTPQVKKQVIAVAPSKVSNQTELEDTNLSKAPVEQPFIAGVAAERLFDDMVQKESQLNQPNEFDLDDDEEFEKTIAKAHQLEQDSQRTIATGEVWRALNTNNDQLHKQDIEALLKAAEDETVIPKHDFNSVVERQYPVDVQLEPSPKPVKNNLDWDDDEIFDELLAAVPSGKVASDVHSPFQRSEVQAIQSTTIPDLAVVDASILSMPAVAGVAEEAVKARLLNDELDRFLDDFDAKEQHAESTVVEQRTASSYAQSSAFVQTPIQHTAVEVSERFTEQSKAELSKEAFIEAWQETAGKPQEEDEFDFDAPLTDASGRPMSRAMQVAQKRRDLSTLPGLDLLDRVDPNKKVNFTAEQLERLSELLEIKLQEFNVKAKVMEAQPGPVVTRFELDLAPGVKASKVTNISKDLARSMSMASVRVVEVIPGKPYIGIEVPNSAREMVRLIELLETPTYRDPAGLLSMAMGKDISGNPVITDLGKAPHMLVAGTTGSGKSVAVNSMILSMLLKYTPDQLRLIMIDPKQLELANYNDIPHLLTPVVTDMKDAVSALNWCVNEMERRYKLMSFLKIRKLADYNRKVEEALANGEDLIDPTWKASDSVVGERAPRLAPLPSIVIVADEFADMIMQVGKKAEEMITRLAQKSRAAGIHLLLATQRPSVDVITGLIKANIPTRVALRVNSKIDSRTILDAGGAEDMLGHGDMLFLGPGKIEPERVHGAFISDDEVNRICDAWRERGDPDYIDEILTPYDEEPTSRGFEDGDGGSDRDALYDQCVAFVLETRKASTSSLQRKFSLGYNRAARIIDQMEENGIVSAMGANGKRDILV, from the coding sequence ATGACTGCGGTGTCAGGTGCTTATGCACAGCGCTTAATGATGACATTATTTTTAGTCTCATTTGGGATTTATCTGTTCCTTGCAACAGTCACTTATACACCTTTTGATCCAGGTTGGATGCATATCTCCAGTGATACCCAACAGGTTTCCAATGCAAGTGGTGTCGCTGGAGCATGGATTTCAGATTTATTGTTTGGATTTTTAGGTTGGGCAAGTCTGCTCATCCCACTCTTCTTATTTATTGAAGCAATTCAGGTGTGGTGGCCGCGCAGTTTTCTGAACCGACCATTTCGTTATGCGGCCCAATTTTTTATTTTGTTGGCGACAGCAACCTTATTATTTTTATTTTGGGAAGTGCCTGCGGATACTTTAGCCAATGCCTCTGGTGGCATTATTGGCTATGAGTTGGGGCAAAGCCTGAGCCAACTTCTGACTATTTATGGCGCTGTGCTGTTCTTAATTGTGTTTTGGCTGGTGTTATTTACTTTGGCCTTTGGGGTAAAGTGGAACAAAACATGGGATACCTTGCGAGCTACGCCTGCGTATTTACAAGATTTATTTTATAAAAATGTACCAGAGAGTGAATCTGATTTTGACCGTACCACACCTCAAGTCAAAAAACAGGTGATTGCAGTCGCACCAAGTAAAGTCTCAAATCAAACCGAATTAGAGGATACCAATCTATCTAAAGCCCCTGTGGAACAACCATTTATTGCAGGTGTGGCGGCTGAGCGTTTGTTTGATGATATGGTACAGAAAGAGTCTCAATTGAATCAACCGAATGAGTTCGATTTAGACGACGATGAAGAGTTTGAAAAAACCATCGCCAAAGCGCATCAACTTGAACAAGACAGCCAGCGCACTATTGCCACAGGTGAAGTTTGGCGTGCCTTAAATACCAATAATGATCAACTACATAAACAAGATATTGAGGCATTATTAAAAGCCGCTGAAGATGAAACAGTTATTCCTAAGCATGATTTCAATTCTGTCGTAGAGCGTCAATATCCTGTTGATGTTCAACTTGAACCTTCTCCAAAACCAGTCAAAAATAATCTTGATTGGGATGATGATGAGATTTTTGATGAGCTACTTGCTGCGGTACCTAGTGGTAAGGTGGCTTCGGATGTACATAGCCCATTCCAACGTAGCGAAGTTCAAGCTATTCAGTCTACAACAATACCTGATCTCGCTGTAGTAGATGCTTCAATTTTGAGTATGCCTGCTGTAGCAGGGGTTGCAGAAGAGGCTGTTAAGGCACGCTTATTGAACGATGAATTAGATCGTTTTCTGGATGATTTTGATGCAAAAGAACAACATGCAGAGTCCACTGTGGTCGAGCAGCGTACAGCATCTTCTTATGCACAATCATCAGCCTTTGTTCAAACGCCAATACAGCACACTGCTGTAGAGGTGTCAGAGCGTTTTACTGAACAGAGCAAAGCTGAGTTGTCAAAAGAGGCCTTCATTGAAGCTTGGCAAGAAACTGCAGGTAAACCTCAAGAGGAAGATGAGTTTGATTTTGATGCACCATTGACGGATGCTTCAGGACGACCCATGTCTCGTGCTATGCAGGTCGCACAAAAACGTCGTGATTTGTCTACGCTACCTGGATTGGATTTGCTCGATCGTGTCGATCCGAATAAAAAAGTCAACTTCACTGCTGAACAATTGGAACGTCTTTCAGAATTACTAGAAATTAAATTGCAAGAGTTCAATGTTAAAGCCAAAGTAATGGAAGCTCAACCTGGACCTGTCGTGACGCGGTTCGAATTGGATTTAGCACCTGGGGTTAAAGCCTCTAAAGTCACCAATATTTCGAAGGACTTGGCACGTTCGATGTCGATGGCTTCGGTGCGTGTAGTAGAAGTAATTCCGGGTAAGCCTTACATTGGAATTGAAGTTCCAAATAGTGCACGTGAAATGGTGCGTCTTATCGAATTATTGGAAACACCGACTTATCGCGATCCAGCGGGTTTACTTTCAATGGCCATGGGTAAAGACATTTCGGGTAATCCTGTGATTACCGATTTAGGTAAGGCGCCACATATGCTGGTTGCAGGTACCACAGGTTCAGGTAAGTCTGTTGCTGTGAACTCGATGATCTTATCGATGCTGTTGAAATATACACCCGATCAATTGCGCCTCATTATGATTGACCCAAAACAATTAGAACTGGCCAACTACAATGATATTCCACATTTACTCACCCCTGTCGTGACAGACATGAAAGATGCTGTCAGTGCATTGAATTGGTGTGTGAATGAAATGGAGCGTCGTTACAAGCTCATGTCATTCCTTAAAATTCGTAAACTGGCGGACTATAACCGTAAGGTTGAAGAAGCATTGGCGAATGGGGAAGACCTAATTGATCCGACATGGAAAGCCAGTGACTCTGTTGTGGGTGAGCGCGCACCACGCTTGGCGCCGTTACCTTCGATTGTGATTGTGGCAGATGAATTTGCCGATATGATTATGCAGGTGGGTAAAAAAGCTGAGGAAATGATTACACGTTTGGCACAAAAATCGCGTGCTGCTGGTATTCATTTGCTGTTAGCGACCCAACGCCCATCCGTAGATGTCATTACAGGTTTGATTAAAGCGAATATTCCTACGCGCGTTGCATTGCGTGTAAACAGCAAAATTGACTCTCGAACCATTTTGGATGCAGGTGGCGCGGAAGATATGTTGGGTCATGGCGATATGCTGTTTTTAGGGCCTGGTAAAATTGAACCTGAACGTGTGCATGGTGCCTTTATTTCCGATGATGAAGTCAACCGAATTTGTGATGCATGGCGAGAGCGTGGTGATCCAGATTATATCGATGAAATTTTGACTCCGTATGACGAAGAGCCGACTTCACGTGGTTTTGAAGATGGTGATGGAGGTTCAGACCGTGATGCTCTGTATGATCAATGTGTGGCCTTTGTTTTAGAAACGCGTAAAGCTTCGACCTCATCTTTACAACGCAAGTTCAGTTTAGGCTATAACCGTGCGGCACGTATTATCGACCAGATGGAAGAAAATGGGATTGTGAGTGCGATGGGCGCGAACGGTAAGCGGGATATCCTCGTGTAG
- a CDS encoding LysR family transcriptional regulator: protein MTFSQLEIFLLVAKHQSFSNAAKQLGISQSAVSHAIKSLEHFWRVQLFSREQNKVVLTAIGQQLRIHAQEILNTAQVMQQQVAATHGLQQGTLRIGSFGASASIHLLPELLQAFRTEYPRIEVFVEEGTDDEVTQWILNQQVDVGFAVLPNHQLDTFPLIKDIFIALIPNSYPIAQMSQVDITQLKYYPFILTKAGSQTHIEKLLKQYDIQPKIQYQLSQLLTILNMVNQHEGISIVADMAMTPELLALHPNVVKRPLLPNTQREIGLAVRNQKLISPATRAFIELAQTMFYY, encoded by the coding sequence ATGACTTTTAGCCAACTTGAAATCTTTTTACTGGTTGCTAAACATCAAAGTTTTAGCAACGCAGCCAAGCAACTCGGGATTTCTCAATCTGCGGTTTCGCATGCCATTAAAAGTCTGGAGCATTTTTGGCGTGTACAACTGTTTAGCCGTGAACAAAATAAGGTGGTGCTGACCGCGATAGGACAACAGCTTCGTATCCATGCACAAGAAATTTTAAATACAGCACAAGTCATGCAACAGCAAGTTGCCGCAACACATGGACTACAACAAGGTACTTTAAGAATCGGTTCATTTGGGGCATCCGCATCGATTCATCTTCTGCCTGAACTACTGCAAGCCTTTAGAACCGAATACCCTCGAATTGAAGTTTTTGTTGAAGAAGGTACAGACGATGAAGTCACGCAATGGATTTTGAACCAACAGGTTGATGTTGGATTTGCCGTTTTACCCAACCATCAATTGGATACTTTTCCATTGATTAAAGATATTTTTATTGCGCTTATTCCCAATTCTTACCCTATTGCGCAAATGAGTCAGGTGGATATTACCCAGTTAAAATACTATCCTTTTATTTTAACCAAGGCAGGCAGCCAGACGCATATTGAAAAACTCCTCAAACAATATGACATACAGCCCAAGATTCAGTATCAACTGTCGCAATTATTAACGATTCTGAATATGGTCAATCAGCATGAAGGCATTTCGATTGTGGCGGATATGGCCATGACGCCAGAGCTGCTTGCACTACATCCGAATGTTGTCAAAAGACCCTTACTGCCGAATACACAACGTGAAATTGGACTCGCAGTCCGTAATCAAAAGCTGATCAGTCCTGCCACACGTGCCTTTATTGAGCTAGCACAAACCATGTTCTATTATTAA
- a CDS encoding AEC family transporter, with protein MALFPLVFLIGMGYVFKRTGFLQEAFWANSEKLNYFILFPALLFSNLSSVKLDLGSMLMLYMALIVVIILISVLLWALKFYFHIPVHRFGVYIQSQIRFNTYIGLSLMSLMFGTTGMQLFSMIIAVAIPLVNIVSVCSFTQSAQGQLRFTLMSIVKNPLIAACLLGIVFNCSGLLMPEGISQLLKLLASSSLPLGLISVGAALQFSQLKPDFGRVMLNSVSRLVGVPILTYFVAQGFDLAPLHIAVLVVFFALPTASASYILTRYFQGDSQLMAAIISLQTLLFALSFPLLMQLLF; from the coding sequence ATGGCACTGTTTCCGTTGGTTTTTCTGATAGGAATGGGATATGTGTTTAAGCGGACAGGTTTTTTGCAGGAGGCGTTTTGGGCAAACTCTGAAAAATTAAATTATTTCATTCTTTTCCCAGCTTTATTGTTTAGCAATCTTTCTAGCGTAAAGCTAGATTTAGGTTCTATGCTCATGCTTTACATGGCATTGATCGTGGTCATTATTTTGATCAGTGTGTTGTTATGGGCACTGAAGTTTTATTTCCACATTCCAGTGCATCGTTTTGGGGTTTATATTCAAAGCCAGATTCGATTCAATACCTATATTGGGCTTTCTTTGATGAGCTTAATGTTCGGCACAACAGGTATGCAATTATTCTCTATGATCATTGCTGTGGCAATTCCGTTGGTCAATATTGTTTCGGTTTGCTCATTTACCCAAAGTGCACAGGGACAGTTGCGTTTTACGCTGATGTCGATTGTAAAGAATCCGCTCATTGCTGCTTGCTTATTGGGTATCGTATTTAATTGCTCTGGCTTGTTGATGCCAGAGGGCATATCGCAATTATTGAAGTTATTAGCGAGTAGCAGTCTGCCATTAGGTCTGATTTCAGTCGGAGCGGCGTTACAGTTTAGTCAGCTCAAGCCCGATTTCGGCCGTGTCATGTTAAATAGTGTATCGCGGTTAGTTGGGGTACCTATACTGACTTATTTTGTGGCACAAGGATTTGACTTAGCACCCTTACATATTGCGGTCTTGGTGGTTTTCTTTGCTTTACCCACAGCGTCGGCATCTTATATTTTAACGCGCTATTTTCAAGGGGACAGTCAACTCATGGCAGCCATTATTAGCTTACAAACCCTTTTATTCGCATTGAGCTTCCCATTGCTGATGCAGCTATTGTTCTAA
- a CDS encoding PA4642 family protein: protein MALSQPATFNEEWSDERVFAYLNQLPPAGVNADFHVLYHAFKHMRPTDYQRLLTQFVADGRNVNATNPQGQRIHDVIAEYPRQCDGFLEVLAKFA from the coding sequence ATGGCATTATCTCAGCCAGCAACGTTTAATGAAGAATGGTCGGATGAGCGCGTTTTTGCCTATTTAAATCAGCTTCCTCCTGCAGGAGTTAATGCTGACTTTCATGTTCTTTACCACGCATTCAAACATATGCGCCCAACGGACTACCAACGTTTGTTAACTCAATTTGTCGCAGATGGTCGCAATGTCAATGCAACCAATCCGCAAGGTCAACGGATTCATGATGTGATTGCTGAATACCCACGCCAATGCGATGGATTCTTAGAAGTCTTAGCAAAATTTGCTTAA
- the minE gene encoding cell division topological specificity factor MinE, which yields MAGFWSKLFSNDEKPSSAQMAKDRLKVIVASEQGLGKRLSQDKIDQMKKEIMQVVNRYVRGVDEEHIQMSVRSEANIEMLEMNINLPEER from the coding sequence ATGGCAGGCTTCTGGAGTAAATTATTTAGTAATGACGAAAAACCTTCAAGTGCACAAATGGCAAAAGACCGTTTGAAAGTCATTGTTGCTTCTGAACAAGGCTTAGGTAAACGCTTAAGCCAAGATAAAATTGACCAAATGAAAAAAGAGATCATGCAAGTGGTCAACCGCTATGTTCGTGGGGTCGATGAAGAACATATCCAAATGTCTGTTCGCTCAGAAGCGAATATTGAAATGTTGGAGATGAATATCAATTTGCCTGAAGAGCGATAA